The Terriglobia bacterium genomic sequence CACGTCATCAACCAAAAACTGGGCTACTTGGTCCGCGGTGGAGATCCTGACGCGATCGACTCGATCGTCCCCATGGCCTACGGCAATCTTGCGCTGAACTTGATTCTCAACAAGGTCCACGGCAGGCTTGTTGTCCTCAAAAACGGCCGATACGACAACATGCCGATCGACGCTGTGACCGCCTCGAAAAAAGTCGTGAACGTGAAAGAACACTACAACACCGAACGACTGCGGCCGCACTACAAGAGCTTCGAGATGAAGCCCCTCTTCATCATGACAAGTGACCTTTCTTAAGTGGCATCCATCCCGATTCAGAACCACTGCCCGCAGGATTCGGCGCGCCGTGAGATACCTGACCGCATGATAGTGGGCTGGGACAAAACCCGGGAAGATGCACCCGCCGAGCGTACCTCTGAAGAGGCGCCCTGCGGCAGGGCACATATCAAGGCTTACCAATGAAGATCCGTGAATATGTTTATGACGGTCGTTGGAATCTCATTTCTTCTGCTGCACCACAGTCGCTCAGAGGCAGAATCCGACGAAGGAGCATTTCGCCCAATGAAACGCAAGCGGTTTGACACTCGACCCGAATGATTACGGACCAAAATTCCGCCCACATGGTCGTTCAGGCAGCCTCGAATTCCGCCCGGAACAAGCCCGGCTGCAGTGCCCAGCAGCGACAGTACGCGATATGCGGTACGGCACGAGGAAGGTTACAAACTCGTTTTGCAGTCTGGGGACTTTTGAAGGGACGGCCTACATCGGCCGGTTCGGCGGCTTACGGTGAGTTCCGTTCAAATCGTTGATTCTGCTACTGAGCAACTGACACAAACTCAGTTGTATCATCGTTGGATCGTGGTAAATTGTTAGAAGGAAACAGCCTGGGCGCGTAGCTCAACTGGCAGAGCAACTGACTCTTAATCAGTAGGTTGAAGGTTCGATTCCTTCCGCGCTCACCACTTTATTATCAACAACTTGCGTGTGGTCTGGCGGATCCGGTCAAGGCCAGGTAGTCAGTTGGTCTAATTTCGGAGGAGCCGCAAATTTCCAACATTCTCATGGGCTTATCCGTGTTCCAGCTTTTGCGTTTGTGCCGTGAAGTCAAGGCGGAGTCAGCAGGCCTCAATCCAGCCCCTTATCCTCACCGCATCATTTCAATAGCTTAAGCGGAACCATTGCTCCAGGCGTGCCGTCGAATGTGCCGTGGGCGTTGCGTGCCAAGACCGATTGGAAAACGTCTCTTGCTGAGATGTCCCAGCGCAGTGCTGAGGAATAGGGGAAAGGATATCGATGCTTGGCGAAGGAAGCGTGACCGAATCGTTGCGGCTTGCTCGTCCTAGCTGATAGGTTTTCTGCATGGATTCGGTCTCCGTGGTTCCGATCCTGACCCCGCACGGTCGTCTGCGCTTGATCGAGGAGGATAACGCGCCGGCTCTTGATCCGGAGCTTGCTCAGCGTCTACGCGATGCTTTCGCGCGTGGGTCGGGCCATGGTCTCCTCCAACTCGGCGCCGGTGAGGTCGGAACGGTGCTTCCTCCTGTTTTCTGCTACTGGCGCGAGTTCGGGGCGCGGTTAGTGACCGCCCTCTGCACGCAACCGGATATCGAGCCGTCGCGACAGAATGCGCATGTTCCCCCTCCGCCCGACGCAGAACTGGAGTGGTTGGCTCTGGCAGCGCCCGCGATGACTGGGGCGGAGTATCTGACGCCAACGGTCCTCCAGGCTCTCTGGCAGGAACTGGACACAGCCTTCGGGCTTGAGTTGTCCGAGTCGGAATGCGGGGTTCAGGAGTTCCTTAAGCGCCGCAACCCGGCGTGGAACCTTGTCGGGCGCGTGCACTTCAATCTTGCCGAAAATCGCAAGGATGAGGAGGCACCGTTCGCATTTCTCGCGACCTACACGACCCGGTTGTCAGCGCACGCCAAGGCGCAGCATCTTCCGCTGGGCCAGGCGCTGCGCGAGTATGCGGGAGCGGCAAACAAGGATCGTTTGTTGTCTCTGCTTCTTCCCGTACAACGAGCAGCGGAGAGATGTCCGTGGCTGAAGGCCATGGTGGACGCGGGTGAGGTCTTCCATCCGTTGCGCTGGAAGCCCAATGAAGCCCTGCAGCTCCTGAGGGACGTCCCGCAATTGGAAAGCTCGGGTGTGATTGTGCGGATGCCGGCGACATGGCGGGCCAACCGCCCTCCGCGTCCGCAAGTGTCGGCCAAAGTTGGCGGCAATAAACCATCGGGAATGGGAAAGGACGCACTCTTGGATTTCCGCGTGGAAATCACGCTCGACGGCGAAACGTTGAGCGCTGCTGAGATCCGAGAATTGCTGACCAAGTCCGATGGGCTGGCGCTTGTGCGAGGGCGCTGGGTTGAAGTTGACCGAGAGCGATTGAGCCGCATGATCGAACACTTCGGCCAGGTCGAGCGCGCCGCCGCCGAGAATGGCCTCAGTTTCGGGGAGGCAATGCGAATGATCGCTGGCGCCGATGTTGGCGCCGATGGAACGCCCGTCGCTGCCGATCCTGACTGGGCTCAAGTGATCGCCGGTCCGTGGTTGACGGAGACACTGAAAGGGCTTCGCAGTCCTGAAGGGCTGGCCCGCATCGATCCCGGCGCGGCGCTGCATGGCACGCTGCGGCCTTACCAGCAGGTGGGCGTGCGCTGGCTCTACCTGCTAGCGAAACTCGGACTCGGCGCTTGCCTGGCTGACGACATGGGACTGGGCAAGACCATTCAGGTGCTGGCGCTGTTCCTCGTGCTAAAAAGCCAGGGGGACGGCAAGCAGCAGCCAAGCCTGCTGGTCGCTCCCGCTTCGCTGCTCGCCAACTGGGCCTCGGAACTGGAACGCTTTACGCCCAGCTTGAAGGCGTTCATTGCCCATCCGTCCGCCATGGCTGCGGCCGATTTGAAGACGCTTGCGCCTGAGCGTCTACGGGAAATGGACTTGGTGATTACCAGCTATGGATCGTTGCTCCGCATTCCGTGGATTGCGGACGCCTCATGGCAACTGCTCGTGCTCGACGAAGCGCAGGCCATTAAGAACCCGGACGCTAAGCAGACTCGCACCGCCAAGAAGATCAGTGCACGATCGCGCTTCGCCCTAACCGGCACGCCCATTGAGAACCGCCTCGGAGATATATGGTCCATCTTCGACTTCATCAACCCGGGGCTGCTCGGGTCGGCAAAGGAATTCACGAACTTCACCAAGCGCCTTGCGGACCGACCCCACAATCCATACGGCCCTTTGCGCGAACTCGTACGACCGTACATCTTGCGAAGGTTGAAGACCGACAAAACGGTGATCGCCGATCTGCCTGACAAAACTGAGGTCAAGTCGTTCTGCCAGCTCAGCCGAAAACAGGCGGCGCTCTATCAGCAGGCGGTCAAAGAATTGGCGGAGCTACTCGAAGACACGGAGGGTATCCAGCGGAAGGGTCTGATATTGTCGTTCCTGATGCGCTTCAAGCAGATCTGTAATCACCCGTCCCAGTGGCTGGGCGATGGCGCATGGAGCGAGCAAGACAGCGGCAAATGGGCGCGTCTGCGGGACATCGCGGAGGTGATTGCCGCCAAGCAAGAAAAAGTGCTCGTCTTCACCCAGTTTCGCGAAGTGACTACGCCGTTGGCGGCGTTTCTGGGATCGGTTTTCGGCCGTCCCGGCCTGGTTCTTCACGGGCAAACCGAGGTAAAGAAGCGCAAGAATCTGGTGCGCCGCTTCCAGGAAGACGAATCGGCCGGGTTCTTCGTGCTCTCGCTGAAGGCTGGAGGCGCCGGACTCAACCTTACTGCTGCCTCGCATGTGGTGCATTTCGACCGGTGGTGGAATCCGGCGGTTGAAAACCAGGCCACCGATCGCGCTTTCCGCATTGGACAAAACAAGAACGTGCTGGTGCACAAGTTCGTGTGCCGGGGAACGGTCGAAGAGAAGATCGACCAGTTGATCGAATCGAAGCGGCAGCTCTCGAAGGATATGCTCGAAGGCGGCGCTGACCTGCTCCTGACCGAATTGAAAGACGACGAACTGCTCAGGTTGGTAGCGCTTGACCTCAACACCGCGCTCAAGGAGACCTGATCCATGCACTCCGACTGGGGGTGGAGACCGTATGTCTCCGTGGCGGAGCGGCGACGGCAAGCCGCCGGCAAGATGGAGAAGCTCAGGAAGAAGGGGCACTCCGTTTCGCCGGTGATCATCGAAGGGCGCGTCATTGCCAAGACCTTCTGGGGTAAAGCCTGGTGTGAGAACCTCGAACGCTATAGTGACTTCGCGAACCGTCTCCCGCGCGGGCGGACGTACGTGCGCAACGGCTCGGTAATCGATCTGCAAATTGCTCCCGGTGAGATCAAGGCTCTGGTCAGCGGCTCGGATATCT encodes the following:
- a CDS encoding DEAD/DEAH box helicase, whose translation is MDSVSVVPILTPHGRLRLIEEDNAPALDPELAQRLRDAFARGSGHGLLQLGAGEVGTVLPPVFCYWREFGARLVTALCTQPDIEPSRQNAHVPPPPDAELEWLALAAPAMTGAEYLTPTVLQALWQELDTAFGLELSESECGVQEFLKRRNPAWNLVGRVHFNLAENRKDEEAPFAFLATYTTRLSAHAKAQHLPLGQALREYAGAANKDRLLSLLLPVQRAAERCPWLKAMVDAGEVFHPLRWKPNEALQLLRDVPQLESSGVIVRMPATWRANRPPRPQVSAKVGGNKPSGMGKDALLDFRVEITLDGETLSAAEIRELLTKSDGLALVRGRWVEVDRERLSRMIEHFGQVERAAAENGLSFGEAMRMIAGADVGADGTPVAADPDWAQVIAGPWLTETLKGLRSPEGLARIDPGAALHGTLRPYQQVGVRWLYLLAKLGLGACLADDMGLGKTIQVLALFLVLKSQGDGKQQPSLLVAPASLLANWASELERFTPSLKAFIAHPSAMAAADLKTLAPERLREMDLVITSYGSLLRIPWIADASWQLLVLDEAQAIKNPDAKQTRTAKKISARSRFALTGTPIENRLGDIWSIFDFINPGLLGSAKEFTNFTKRLADRPHNPYGPLRELVRPYILRRLKTDKTVIADLPDKTEVKSFCQLSRKQAALYQQAVKELAELLEDTEGIQRKGLILSFLMRFKQICNHPSQWLGDGAWSEQDSGKWARLRDIAEVIAAKQEKVLVFTQFREVTTPLAAFLGSVFGRPGLVLHGQTEVKKRKNLVRRFQEDESAGFFVLSLKAGGAGLNLTAASHVVHFDRWWNPAVENQATDRAFRIGQNKNVLVHKFVCRGTVEEKIDQLIESKRQLSKDMLEGGADLLLTELKDDELLRLVALDLNTALKET